A window of Cydia strobilella chromosome 10, ilCydStro3.1, whole genome shotgun sequence genomic DNA:
ACTGCGTTTATGACAAAGTTTAATTTCCACGAGAACAAAGTCTAGTGCCATTCACTATACATAATGTTTTCAGTGTGATAGTGATAGGATAGGACTAGAATCCGATACCGTGACAATATGCAGAGCTCTCCAGTAATTCCGATATCTTAGAGTACGTATCCTTCCTTGAATCGTCAAGTCTTGAGAGCCCTTTGCTAAGCTTGCTTAACTTGCTTTATTTATAAGCTTAGGTTCTTTATCAGTTGTTAATAAGTTTGAAAGTTGAATAACAAGTTTAATAAATGCTAGTAAAGCCTTTATTAAACTTGTTTTGTTATGTtcgtatttttatgatatttttggtTAACTTcttgtgttttaatataattaaagacTTAAGGTAACATTTGGATGATGTGCAGCTGCATTACTATGCTGCCCCTTATAATTCACTCACgctctattatcctttaaataTTTCAAGCAAAAACCAAAACGTTGCctttagaaataataaaaattgctgTTTTAAATATAACGAGAGCGCCCTTTGTGAGGAAGcaattaaaaacaaacctgTACTCCatttgttacttttatttttatacgtaTCCAATTTTTTTGCGTCGGTGAAGCTTTAAAAGAAGCCGTATAATTCAGATGGatataattatgaaattatgaaacgGTTCTCTTATGGTTTCATATAGTATTTGTCAGTATCCGCGTTTTAGTTAATAATTTCTTCGCTTATTTTTCTCTTGCAAgcctaaaacaaaattataaggtTATTTAATTGTGTCACATTTTGTGTCCTAAACTAACCCCGTTATCAATGTGGCAATTCATATATCAAAGATTCGCCTTTAGTACATAACTTCAACTTAAGTAGCATTAAATCGTAAATTGTATTATGGGATTTACAATTAGGATTAGTGAAAAtacgtaataaaaatataaggtGAAGTTGGGACGGGTTACAAAGATAGGTTACTTCTTATTTACTtcttgttaaaattattatcgACCCAAGTATGCCCAAAGTGTGCTCTTACCTAACTCCCGATAATAATGCAGTGCAGTCAGAGTGCAGTCCATCAAAATACATAGTTTTCCTGCACGATCCAGAAGAGTGAAAATTCTTAACGTACCTAGTATATATTCTGTACCTTACTTGCTTACTgttgtggcgcgacgacccgaagtggatcttggcttCTGACaacaaagaccgccatgcttctTTGTCCAAAGCCCAGAGCGGCGCCGAGTTAGCTAAAGTTTttttgcacttcgtctctccagcagTTCCCAGGACGTCCAGGTCACCAACCACTtggtacgccctccagactggaCGGTCGTCACCCTTCCAGACTACGTGCCAAAGTAATTATAGTCTGGCGGCTATCGTTTCTCCAATGTTCGGCTCGGACAACAGATCTTCAATGTCCTGGTTGGTTGGTTTGGTTGTGTTTTTACCTAACTCCCGATAATAATGCAGTCCATCAAAATAGTTGTCCTGCACGATCCAGAAGTTGACGATCCACTGCACGATGCCCCTCAGGCTCCCATATGCGAAGAGAAGGGAAACCCAGGAGGTGTCAGCTTCTTCCACCGCAACCACGTACTGGGGTAGCGGAGGGATTATCTTAATCTGGTGCTCGGTCCCGATGTAGTCCCAGATTTGTCCTAAAAAAGTTGAAGATTTCCGTGGTTATCACATCACACTGAAGCGGATTTGTAAGTTGCTCTAGTGTGTAAGCGAGGCAGCACACTGGAGCGGCGTGTGGACCCGGCATCCCATATAAAAACCGCCACATAAGTTTCATAAGTTTTCGTAAAAATGTAATGCGGCGGAAAGGTGGCTGTTCAATATGATCTGAACACAAATTTATTGTTACGAAAATGTGACTTGCAGCTTATTAGTTTAGCTACTTCTGTTGCTGCCTGTACAAAGCCGCCGActtgttttggtatattttgtaaaTCACAGTATTCAATTGTTTATCTAAgctaatttgtttgtttaataattttaataacctaTATAACAagacaataattttaataatctgtaGGTAGTAAATGCTGGGCGAAAGGATTAAtatttcacgatttttatttattatttttcacaacgacgggacttaatcgcgtaaaataagtttttaaatttacctttgacgtttcgaggacggcgtggtccccgtggtctcggagaagactggctaaagttgacatcaacatcgcATCAACATCAGGCGCGCGAGTTTTacgtgattaagtcccgtcgttgtgaataataatgaaatgattAATATTTGTACCTATTTCTAACGCAAACTAATAAACAAACAATCGTTTCAGCAAGCAATCATCGCCGAATTAACATTAGTGTATTAAACATCCcatattacatttacatacGAGCTTGTGAAATTCGCCGATACGGCAGTCAAGTGCCATTGACATGTCTCAGGTTCCGTCTTTGCAAGAAAGCCTTAAGCGCTAAGGTTTTAGTAACAAGATGTGACGTTTTTTACGAAGAGGTTGATATGAAGAACTTATTTAATAAGGTCGCAAGCGCCAATATATCCGTAGGAAGATATGACGTTTTGTACGAGGAGGGCGATATGAAGTGAAGCCCTCTCGAGAATGTTTGAGCACATTGCGTGGAGGGCCAGACGCGATCAAACGTAGGGATCAATTGACATAGCTACCTTATAGCTATATTATGTGTTGTAGCTGAATAACAACTAAGTACTTTGTAAATGGAAATAGTAAGTATAGGAAGTAAGTACAGAATTGTATGGAACAGTACTACCTaatatgcacttttgtctcaggcgatgccgcttgacACTAATGACAGTAATGACCTAGCCACGAGATTGACTtttggctaccccccaaaaaaaGAGGGGAGGAAATTAACTCCCGCGGTTCAGTTTGCGGTCAGCTTCTACCTAGACCTACCTGCAGCTATCAGGTCAAGTTTGGTATCATTCGTATAAACTATGTACGAGGAATTTATAAACTGTAGGAAAAGTTAACTCTAAAATTAGGCAAACCGGTGGGAACCGAGTTCTATGGGCCTTTTTTGTATGATTACCTTCAGTCCGTGTGTGGACGGCGTCAAGCATGAACAACGCAGCATGGACCAAGTCAACGACCAGCAGGGCTATGCCGATTCCTGTTAGAGGCAGTAGTATCGTGTAAAACCCGCACGGACGGCGGCCGAGGCTGACGTTGAGGAGCGACAGCCCTAGCCAACATATGTGGAGGCTCACCCACAGCTTCATCTTGCTGAAATGATTAATCATCAGTTAGTAGCATCGAATTCGGGATctggcagacctcgtcggcgatggtgGGATAAACTGCACTCCTTGAAGGAGTGGCTAGACACAGCACTGGATAGAGATCAGTGAAGAAACGACAGGCTTCGCTCTTTGAATCCCAAACCTGGCTGCCTTGTTTGCGCTTTCCATTTTGCAGTTAATTCTTATGTAAGAGAATTATTCttatgcaagaaaaaaaaaactgttttactGACATTTTAAACCAAGGATTGGGCCAGAAAAACTGTGAAGTAGCAACTCACTTTCTGAAAGAAGCAGCAACCCAGTTAGTTTCCATCCAGAGTATATTCGACCGGGTGCGCGTGTTGTCGACCAACACCGAGTAGTTGTAGTAATAGTGGCGCTGGCAGCTCTCCGGCTCAAACAAGTACAGCAtcttaaataagtaataataataattagcctGTATACACTCCACAGCAGGGCATAGCCCTTCTCTTATTTGCGAGAGGTTATAGTCTTCACGTTGGCCCAGCGTGTATTGGGCCTTCACATTTACCTTTAATTTCTTCACGGATGTATCCAGGTTTCCTCACTATGTtcttcttcaccgaaaagcttaTTATATTACTACTGGTTTAGTAGATATTCTTCTTAGTCGTACACTTTTAACAGTCGATTTCTGCGCCACGGCAGCTACTGTGATCCGTCGCCTTGTGGCTCTGTTTTTTGGTGTAGTGGGAGCAATCGTTGATTGTATTTCCTGTGATGGACTCAAATTCTTTGGACTCATCACTCGTAACGAGGACTCCATGGAACGCTGGGTGGTGCAAGGGAAAGTCGAGGGCAAAAGTTCTTTCCAACACGCTTAGTAGATATTAGGCATTTTGAAAATCGGGATGATGCGttcgaagttatcccaatgcaccttactaaactattatttattctgtgctcttGGGTGTTAAGATAAAGATCAAGTTAATCTAAAGAAACTTCAGCTGGAGTTCAAAAGTTGTGATTTTAGTTCAGGGAAAACCAGAGATTAAACCAACAGTGAAAGGAAAATATAAAGTTTCTTCCGCCTGTTTCTTCGTCCAATGAATTTACCCTTTGGACTCTAAGTCGCACCATCGTCCACACTGTTCGTAAACTGATACGCAAATTATTACATAATAAGACCTACTGATagtcagggggcctagccaaggtgacaaccGTACATCGACAAACTCTAAGCGAAGAGAAAACATGACATGAAAACATGAGCGAAGATAAAATCACGTGACTacttccatacattatttaacgCTGCGTACtaggcgaacaacacgagaacgcgatgcggcgcggggtgaatcaatcctttgatacctataaaggtgtcctacgtgggcgatcttgttGTGAactcgcttcgcgttcgcgagttgttcgcttatgtaagacgctgcgtaagttTCGATTGACGTTTTCTTTCAACGAttcgtcatcttggctaggccctaaGTTAAGGTTGTTGCCGATAGAGCGTGGATGGTGCCACCATAAATGTGAAATTCCGTTGGCGTTCCATAAATGGCGTTCTAAATGTTGACGCTGTAAAATCGAtgccagggctataaccgcgaattGCGGGCATCTGTCTCAGTCacactaattacgccttcatttgagtaaaagagaaagatccccgcaatttacTAATTTCGGGTTTAGCGGTAGCCCCTCAAAGCGTCGTTGCACTATGTACTCCGACACATGCTGAGAGGTATACTCTTTTAGACAAGTTACAAAAGTATGTcatataggtattaaatatttgttatttttttttaagattgtgtttcaaataaattattttcatttcatttcatttcatttcatgtaattttatttcaattcatgtaatttcatttcatttcattcatttcaatCGGTTAGGAGGATTAAAAGTACATGAATTCCTGCTTGAACATAAGGTCTATATTGGCGTCCatgttttattgaaataaatagttaCCTTGATGAGTGTGACCTCACGAGGTTCCGCCGGCTCCGGGGCTAGTTTGCACTCCAGCGTCAACCAGGTGAAGAACACGCATAGGATAGCTGCGACGaaatacagatttttttaacgtTCAGCTGTACTTCCTAtcactaaaaaaaactataaaaattctCGAAAATTTCAGGACATTACAAAGGAAACCTTCATTCTGAAAAcggaatatttattttctatacaaaagaagaagaagaattagaAGTCTTCAAAATGTTTCCAAGAAGAAATTTTCCAACTTTGCAAAGTTTCCGACGTTATGGATTATAAACCAAGCTTCATAGGTaagaattaataatatcgtTACGGGATAAATGTAATTAATCATGACAGTGTTCatcatattaattaattaataattatacatacacATCACcagtttattgaataaattcaTGAATGTATGATGCGAAACAGTCAAATATTCaattgctttatttatttacagcctATGGGCCGATTGTGCATTAATACTTTGACAtggtttttatcttattttaaaacgaccttGAACATAAGCACCAATCagcgttacgcagcgtactacataggcgaacaacacgcgaacgcgaagcgaagcaatGCGGCGCGAGGTGAATCAATTCAGATCGGATTTTTGACACTTCTGCAATATCGATTCgcatactgcagcagtaatactGTAGTTAAATTGTCTAATACTCGTTAGCGGTTTaggtataagagttttgaaattatgattttaattgCGGACCCATAAGTCAAAAAAATAAAGAGATAGCCGTTTAATGGTGATTTTAAGACCAATCTTAGCAATTATTTGCTATCGAGCCGATTTTGTACAATCATGTATCGAGTACGGCCCCGGTGTttgaaatataatgaatattaCCATATAACTATTTGTTTTGctataccaaaacaaaaaacTGCTTAGGTAACATCAATTTCAAGGACATTGGGTGTTGACAGCCCCTTAAGAAATGCAATAAGAAACAGTTTCAAGTATCTCGTTTgcacttaagaaaaaaaaaagaagaaaagaaaaaaaaattgatataaaCATCGTGACAGGTCGGTTTTTAATATTcacaacataataatattattggtgCGCGTGAAGTGTCTGTTAGATAACACAACTAAACGAGTCGTGTCAAAACGTGATAGAAACCATATAAAATTGTTAAAGAGAATCGGTCTCCTGAACGATGTATGAATGGTCCAATATAGCGTAAacgattatgtaaatttgtaatCACGTCATATAACGCGATTCGAGATTAGTTATGCTTGAAAATTACATTGGGGACTGATTGGGTCTCcaattgtataatattataatttttacaatacctatttacataataaacttTACGCATTGAAATCAAAAGCaaattacactgatttaaactttcacgatttttactcattattatttacaacgacgggacttaatcgcgtaaaataaactaaaaatcgcgtaaatttaaaacttattttacgcgattaagtcccgtcgttgtaaataataatcagaAGCAAATTGTATCATAACTGTGAAGTTTCAAAGCTGAGAAAGGAACTAAATTAGTTGTAAGAGAAAGGAGTTAAATAGAAgctgtaaataattttatatcgtttttagggttccgtacccaatggtaaaaacggtaccctattactaagactccactgtctgtctgtctgtctgtctctctgtctgtccgtccgtctgtctgtctgtcaccaggctgtatctcatgaaccgtgatagctagacagtttaaatttaacaGATTTCTGTGTCCAGTTTTCCTTTTAACTTTTAAACTCTTAGTATACtgtacccgtcttttactaactgtatgaattaagagggacgggtagtctatgtcgcggcgagatactctcgcgccaatcatgtgctagcccggctggagaTAGATTTTTTACCTAGCATAAAAGCGAAAAGTCTTTTTTTAAGATCTATAAAAAACTTTAAGGCAGCTCTTAAAGTcgaccatattttttattgaatctaAAGGTAGGTACAGACAAAACAAATTTCCTGAAATAGACAGTTTGACAATTTTGGCTTCGAAGAACAAAGGAaatgtgaaatgtctaaaacaatttataacaatgaacaatcaaatgtaattaaattctAAAGAAAGGTAATATAACAAAAGCTGATTGGTTttgattgacagacagacaaaataatttataaaggttttttttattaataatattgttttccATTTCCGCGACAATtacgcatgaaataaaactataattaagctcattattatttatctccacgggacttaatcgcgtaaaatagttttaaatttacctttacgaggacggcgttgtccccgtggtctcggagaagactcaaAACGTCGTCGACGTCgtcgccgtcctcgaaacgtcggaggtaaatttaaaactattttacgcgattaagtcccgtggagataaataataatgagtaaaaatcgtgaaagtttaaatcagtgtataaTTAAGCTGTTTGGAAAACTAGCTTTATGAAcctatagtctgtatctttaggtatttaaaaaaatgtaaacaaggGACAAttaccgaggaaaaggtggatggactgtgtgaaagatgatatgaaactaacgcaagtgaatgatgagatgacgggtgacagagaggtcatcatcatcatcatcatatcagccctttatcgcccactgctgagcataggcctctcttccagtacgccacttgtcccggtcctgagctaatctcatccagaagtgacccgcaaccttccggatgtcgtccacccaacgagccgatggacgccaggggcttctttcattcgaaagcggccaccattccgttaacattttagtccacctgccatcactctgcctagcaacatgtcccgcccaactccattttagtttggtaatggcgaaatcaacgtcttgcaccttggtgcgtcgacggatctcgacattccttactcgatcttgaagcttgataccgagcatggcgcgctccatggctctctgtgctacgcggattttatgcacagcctcacatgacagagaggtatggaagaaaaagacatactgcgccgaccccaagtgaatgggacaagggcaagcgaatgatgattggGCAATAAAATTCTTCAAGTGAATTAATTTAACTCGATGTGCCAAAACCTACAGAAGTTTTATTACGGTATATTACTAACACGTAACGTAACAACGAAGCTACGTTACGATTTTGTTAATAGAAATATATCgggatgatatgatatgatatgatttatttatctcacaatatacaattgcacttaaaattacacgtGGTAAATTCATGGTAAATGATTTGATTAATCAGTAGTAatttaattgtgtaatgtacttaTGCTATTTATCACCCTAGTAAAGAACCTAAAACAAGATCGAATATTTAGCCACTTGAGGGTAGATAAAAACATTAcacgattaaatgaaataggtagAACGATAAGAAACAGATCCaggcagttttctatttggttggttaTTTGACAAATGTTTGGAGTacccaaaaatgtaaaaacacattgtttacatttatttaactacctaaaaATACAGACTATAGCCAATAACCAGCCCtaaatttatgattttatatgTGGGTGTTGcacattgtaattttgacaaaagTAACTaaagtcaaaccaagaaaagtctgcagagattttgacagcacacgcagtgcaggtgttattttaaacaacaacacaacaattaacaacaacaacaaacaacaacaacaacaagaattaacaacaacaacaacaattaacaattttttgttaacaatttttgttttgtacaaaaaagtgatttactactactactactactactactacaaacttctatgaaattatgacgtataaataacactggcactgcgagTGCTGTCAAAATGTCTACAGGTGGTTGAACCGATGTATGATGAATTTTGAATGGTAATAGTTTGAGTCTactacgcagacaaagtcgcggacATATTATAacctagttttattttacacacAAAAGTTCCAAAACGCTTTAACGAGGTATTAAGTAATGGAGTTTTTGGGAAAATAAGATTGAAAAGGGTTTCAAGGCTATGTTGTTATGTAAAGGGTATTGTACACTAGACCGAAATAATTACATTAGTTATGGTTTCGTGATTTGGCGCGGTCTGAATTATTTAGGACACGCTTTCTCTTTCACAGACGCACTGAAACGTTttactaaaacaacaaataaataacatacttaTTCTTGCAGCACTGAGTCTACGTCAGGTAACTACAAACAAGATCTAGCTACCAGCCTACACAGtcccacgctgcgtcttacgtaagcgaacaactcgcgaacgcgaagcgaagcggcgtggCCCGTTCGCGTTCACAACGAGATcgctcacgtaggacacttcaaAAGGtttcaaaggattgattcaccccgcgccgcattgcttcgcttcgcgttcgcgtgtttttCGAAGAAAAATGGATCGAACCGAAAAGCAGGCAAGATCGAGTCTTGCCGAAAACGgtgattttttccatttttactttaaaaaaaaacgtaaacttaCTTTGATACAGAATAATAAGGAGGGACCACACGTAAAACGCCATTCTTCAGATCACAAAACGATAATTACTTGAAATTCATGACTTAGATAAACATGTCGTGTTTTCTTAATCACCAGCGAGTCAAATAATCAGTCTATCCAATGTAACTCACTTCAAAACCCCTAATAAGTATACGTAACGAGAGACCCATTAATACTGGTTTAATTGAGATATTCCTGTGCTTGGTAAGTTATGGGAGTAAAAGGTCTTGAACTATGTCAAATTCCAGTGGGCCGTGGGACAATTTGTTGTTTTAAATATCGCCTTGAAATTGCAGCGAAATTAGGACGTTGGGAAAAATTAAGGGCGGTTCATGACGGCAATTTTTACTTTTCTTAAAGAggctgtttaaatatttttgggtTAGATTAGAAAACGAAATTGATAAAAAGTCATTGAGTACTATAGAAGCCATactaaacaatgaaattatcgcaatcacaacctgtagcacgtgaccaaaacgtcgtaagcacCGTAAAGATCATGACACTTACGCGTTTAGGTTCTGAgtttcacgctccgcttctatggtttgttgtcaaaagacgtcaactcatggcgcaaaacactggttctctgtgtcggttctatacgttagtaataatagctCAATGTAAAAAAGTCATGTATTGTATGTTTTTACCTAATGAGTAAAATCGACATCATCACCGCTCATCTAATTCATTTTtcgtttatttcttatttcgtaTCATTCTGTATTCGTCTTGTTCGTTTTTTGTCTTCTTTGGTCAAAGTCTGTAACTTGTCTCTCTTAAGGAGGTTCCCTGatagaaggcgaaaaatctcctgatatgatcatgtttttctaagaggcgttgataatcgtagacgtggaaaaaatatatgtagttcttgactatattatctttaaattttatattaaaggaaaaaatggaaaaagttacacttccggcaggatttgaacccgcaacctccgcaatccgaatattatctttaacaacatagcttccgatacacgataCACATTCACGGTCTTCCTTGTCTCATTCGTTGTTTGCCTTCTTCGTTTTTCGCATGCCTAGATTACTAGTATAAACTTTCTTTTTCAATTGGCCTTTCtaata
This region includes:
- the LOC134744675 gene encoding uncharacterized protein LOC134744675 — protein: MAFYVWSLLIILYQTILCVFFTWLTLECKLAPEPAEPREVTLIKMLYLFEPESCQRHYYYNYSVLVDNTRTRSNILWMETNWVAASFRNKMKLWVSLHICWLGLSLLNVSLGRRPCGFYTILLPLTGIGIALLVVDLVHAALFMLDAVHTRTEGQIWDYIGTEHQIKIIPPLPQYVVAVEEADTSWVSLLFAYGSLRGIVQWIVNFWIVQDNYFDGLHYYRELGLQEKNKRRNY